A window of Selenomonas ruminantium subsp. lactilytica TAM6421 contains these coding sequences:
- the efp gene encoding elongation factor P yields the protein MINSTDFRTGLTIEIDGNVWQIVDFQHVKPGKGAAFVRTKIKNVETGAVVERTFNPNEKMPAAHLETRTMQYLYEADGMYTFMDTETYEQSELNTETLGDALNYLKENMEVNLQTFKGRIIGISLPNSVNLEVTECEPSVKGNTATGATKMAKLETGYEVRVPLFINEGDVLRIDTRTGNYIERA from the coding sequence ATGATTAATAGTACTGATTTTCGCACGGGTCTGACCATTGAGATCGATGGCAACGTTTGGCAGATTGTGGACTTCCAGCATGTAAAGCCGGGTAAGGGCGCTGCTTTCGTGCGCACGAAAATCAAGAATGTTGAGACTGGTGCTGTGGTAGAACGTACGTTCAACCCGAACGAAAAGATGCCGGCTGCTCATCTCGAAACCCGCACGATGCAGTATCTCTATGAAGCTGATGGCATGTACACGTTCATGGATACGGAAACCTACGAACAGAGCGAACTCAACACCGAGACGCTTGGCGATGCACTGAACTACCTGAAGGAAAACATGGAAGTGAATCTCCAGACCTTCAAGGGCCGCATCATCGGCATCAGCCTGCCGAACTCCGTTAATCTCGAAGTTACGGAATGCGAACCCAGCGTAAAGGGCAACACGGCTACGGGTGCAACGAAGATGGCTAAGCTCGAAACTGGTTACGAAGTTCGCGTGCCGCTCTTCATCAACGAAGGCGATGTACTGCGCATTGATACCCGCACGGGCAACTATATCGAACGTGCATAA
- the amaP gene encoding alkaline shock response membrane anchor protein AmaP has translation MSIINRFFVLLLSLACIGLSGLIIAAAVQVLPENVWLKQLHYILGRQETFMVCIVVLLMAVKLLFAVFSRKPGDPSTSKGEYVIDAGPQGEVRVALEAMRSLADRMAREVHGVRDANVRIKARNPKEGAARLSLDVDLTVGREADVSVVAKILTERVQEHFRRTMALESVPVNVVISEVSDAQPEKKHRVV, from the coding sequence ATGAGTATAATCAATCGTTTTTTTGTTCTGTTATTGTCCCTTGCCTGCATTGGTCTGTCCGGGCTGATTATCGCAGCAGCTGTACAGGTGCTGCCGGAAAATGTCTGGCTCAAGCAGCTGCATTATATCCTGGGCCGGCAGGAGACCTTTATGGTCTGCATTGTGGTCCTGCTGATGGCGGTGAAACTGCTTTTTGCGGTGTTTTCCCGCAAGCCCGGTGATCCGTCCACCAGCAAAGGCGAATATGTCATCGATGCCGGGCCTCAGGGTGAGGTGCGCGTGGCGTTGGAGGCCATGCGCAGCCTTGCAGACCGCATGGCTCGGGAAGTGCATGGCGTACGGGATGCCAATGTGCGCATCAAGGCCAGAAATCCCAAAGAAGGCGCGGCCAGACTGTCGCTGGATGTGGATCTGACCGTAGGCCGCGAGGCGGATGTGTCTGTGGTGGCCAAGATCTTGACGGAGCGGGTGCAGGAGCATTTTCGCCGCACCATGGCTCTCGAGAGTGTGCCGGTCAATGTGGTGATTTCCGAAGTTTCCGATGCACAGCCGGAAAAGAAACATCGTGTGGTCTAA
- a CDS encoding Asp23/Gls24 family envelope stress response protein, with translation MDQAKEMVKKDNSLGSIRIADEVVSIIAGLAATEVEGIAGMSGGIAGGIAEMLGRKNFAKGVKVEVGEKEAAVDLYIIVKYGVRIPDVALAAQENVKQAIENMTGLSVVEVNIHVQGVGFPDDEENKEEVRVR, from the coding sequence ATGGATCAGGCAAAAGAAATGGTAAAGAAAGACAATTCTCTAGGTTCAATCCGTATCGCAGATGAAGTGGTCAGCATCATTGCCGGCCTCGCTGCCACGGAAGTGGAAGGTATTGCCGGCATGAGCGGCGGTATCGCCGGCGGCATTGCCGAAATGCTGGGGCGTAAGAATTTCGCCAAGGGCGTGAAGGTTGAAGTCGGTGAAAAAGAAGCTGCCGTTGACCTCTATATCATCGTGAAATACGGTGTTCGCATTCCGGACGTGGCTTTGGCTGCGCAGGAAAATGTCAAGCAGGCCATTGAGAATATGACGGGACTTTCCGTGGTGGAGGTCAATATCCATGTACAGGGCGTCGGTTTCCCCGATGATGAGGAGAACAAGGAAGAGGTTCGCGTCCGCTAA
- a CDS encoding DUF2273 domain-containing protein — MMKEDLQKMLADMWREHRGKSCGLIIGMLLGTAVLCFGFWHTFFVLCCGLIGLFIGTQLDNEEDALGSLREKAWMLFERFQR; from the coding sequence ATGATGAAGGAAGATTTGCAGAAGATGCTGGCCGATATGTGGCGGGAACACCGTGGCAAGAGCTGCGGCCTGATCATTGGCATGCTCTTGGGCACGGCGGTGCTCTGCTTTGGCTTTTGGCATACTTTTTTCGTGCTTTGCTGCGGCCTGATCGGCCTGTTTATCGGTACACAGCTGGATAATGAGGAAGATGCTTTGGGCAGCCTCCGTGAGAAAGCGTGGATGCTTTTTGAGCGTTTTCAGCGGTAA
- the nusB gene encoding transcription antitermination factor NusB: MSRRQAREAALQALFQLDLNPGEAEQQEQYETLAIDTVLGELEAPLSKRDREFIKTLVHGTRVNLSAIDSLIAASSKDWKIERMATVDRNITRLATYEIRFAEEKLVPNIAINEAVELAKKFGTDDSSRYVNGILGAMMKAQ; the protein is encoded by the coding sequence ATGAGTCGTAGACAAGCAAGGGAAGCAGCCCTGCAGGCGCTTTTCCAATTAGATCTGAATCCCGGTGAAGCAGAGCAGCAGGAGCAGTATGAAACGCTCGCCATCGATACGGTGTTAGGCGAGCTGGAAGCTCCTCTGAGCAAGCGTGACCGCGAGTTCATCAAGACGTTGGTACATGGTACCCGGGTGAATCTGTCAGCGATTGACAGCCTGATTGCTGCCAGCTCCAAAGATTGGAAGATTGAGCGCATGGCAACGGTGGACCGCAATATCACGCGGCTGGCAACATATGAGATCCGTTTTGCTGAGGAGAAACTGGTTCCCAATATTGCCATCAACGAAGCTGTGGAACTGGCGAAGAAATTTGGTACGGATGATTCCAGCCGTTATGTCAACGGCATACTCGGAGCGATGATGAAGGCTCAGTGA